Genomic segment of Hydractinia symbiolongicarpus strain clone_291-10 chromosome 5, HSymV2.1, whole genome shotgun sequence:
CGTTTAGCCGTGGCCATGGGTGGAATTACGATTGCCGTAGGGTTGGGGCAAACTGGTCTGCGGAATGCAGGGAAGAGACTGTAAAAGTAGGAAGCATGAAAGCATAAAATTACTGTCGGAAACCAAATTTAACTCTATCGTCGACTTGATCTCAAGAGCTGTGGACAATGGTGTGATTAGCGACCACGAGTTCAGCTTAATCATGCAGGAAAAGCAAAAATACATGCTGCTGAAGGAGCAAGCCCGACAACGAACACGCAACATCGTGGACTCTATCAACGAACGGGAGCGACAGCAGCTTGTCGCGAAATGACGTGAGGAGGCGAAAGATGAACTGCTCAAAAAACtacaatctgcgcagtatgtcagcggtaTTTAGAGGAACCACCCGCGTATTCATAATCTAGTGTGTTATTCAACATACTAGATTAATTGAGTAATTCCCAGTATCTGAGTCTATCAGCAGGTCTCCATCATGTATCACTCGTCTATGCTTCCCCCTAGGGTGCTATCATTGAACATGGTTCGCAGTAGGGTCCATCGGTTTGAGGGAAAGCATCCTTATATTTAATCTTACAAATCGCCTCGATAAGGGTGGCCTTATTCATGGTTGAAATGTTACAGATACCTAACGCCTTGGCctccttttttaattcattaacgttcatgtttgttttgGTATGCTGGATCAACAACATATCAAAACCTCTCACATTTAGTCTACTACGACGAAGGATTCGTCATCAGAATCACTAAGATAGCGGGTGCCATAAAACTCGACAACCTTATACTTGCACTCCCCCAAGTAGGTTTGCATGTATTAATTTGAACTTTGCCTGTAAATGCCAGATAGCTTGATTATGGCGCTGCACATGCAGCTTTGTTTTAGTGGTACTTTTTTGGAATGAAAATCAGTTCTGACTTTACCCTCCCACTCCTTCACTTTGGTGGTGAAGTATTTACCTTTTTTACAGGTGTGGAGAGGTGAAACAATGACCCTCCAAGGACTCTACCTTGGTCAGGATACTCTAATACTTCTCTAGCCACTCGGGATGGTTATAGATATCGAATGACATGGTAAGAGAGCAGCCCTTATCATAACGCGAGGCACCATCGGAATAGAGCTTTTTGGGTGTTTTGATCAATAGAGGGGATAACTTGTTGTCACTATTTTTATAGACAATAACGAAACTTTCATCTTTACCCTTGTTTGCTGGAGTAGCATCGCTTAGCACGATATTTCCAATATTTACCTCTTTAATATTTAGTGGAGTCGCTTAACCATAAAAGTCTCTTGAATTAACATTCTCATTACCGAATttgaacatcttttatttatggATGTTCAAACTACAACTAGGGTTTGTTACAGGTACAGCTTCCACCAGTACAGCATTTTACCTTGTATAAGAAGCCTCCGTTGGCATTGCAGGCACCGGTCGTATTCGTCGAGTATTCGTTCACACTATCGTATTGTTCATTCATCGTTTATTTACTCCACAAGACCTCAAGGTCCGCTTTTTCGTCCTCTGAAAAACACCAGTCTATGGCCCTGTCAGGATGCCATGTCTTTGAAAGCAAATCCTCCTTAATCCTAGCCTTCTCCGCTTTCCGCTGATGATAGGCTTCGAGCAATTGAGGATAAATATTATCCTTTTGCATTTTCCGAGTTATGAACCAGTGCGGAACATACTGCAGCAGCCAGTCCCTCCCTTGAATAGCCATGACGCACATATCTTTTGTCTTTAAATGATCTGGTACATTCCCGAGTGCTCTGGGATCCTCTTGAACCACCCATTTACACATTTCCCGGGTTTTGAAACGTTCGGGAACAAACTCAAATAGGATGTAATACCGTTTAACTGCCCCGGCACACATTTCTTGGGTCTTGAAATGATCTAGTACATTCTGAAGCACTAGCGGATCTGCTTGAACCGCCATCGTACACATTTCTTGAGTTATGAAATGATCCGGAACATACTGTAGTGCCCAGGGCACTTTTTCAACCATCCAGTTACACATTTCCCGGGTCTTTAAATGATCCGGGATATTCACAAATGTGGTAATATATCCCTCTTTAGATATGTCATACATGAAATCCGTCCTAAGATGATCCGGCACATAATTATACATATGAGCCTCCTTTTGAAATGCTCTGGTACACATTTCTTGGGTCTTGAAATGGTCTGGAACATACTGTAGTGCCCAGGGTATTTCTTCAACCACTGCGCTACACATTTCGTGGGTCTTAATATCATCGGGAATATTTCTAAACCAActcatattgttttttataggTCGATTTCAACTATCATTTTTCTGATGCGGTTGCATTTTGAGTATAGGAATTTCCTTActcaattctttttttgttgatgtcagcaataTTCCCGTTggtcgctattgcgcatgcgttggatTTTATCGGTATTTTCAGGAATTCCCGGATTCGGGTGATTTCGGATTTCGGGaatttagggaatttcccttgtcgTCGTCGTCGACTGTCCCAGAACGAACATTTTGTTATCTCtattccacccgtttccaagttatttagccttaaatttaaaagtgcaatgcaattgcttcactaatcttaatatactttcctttgacgtcattattgctttaacgttaaagtttgctaatttacagaagaaGTTTATAGGCGattttttatagactttatcaaataaattttatccactttgcaaaagtcacagacagacagacagaactcgcgtattattataagagatatttaacgatattatacaagtgtatcctggcctaaaggaaaagaaaactgtataaagtttaaaaaacttaatagaaaaacaaagttaaaaaaatttgtccaaagTCAAATTTTCTGTTGGAGTGATTTTTTCGTCGccagaaattaattttcgtgaaCTGATAAACCGATTAGTTTTATTGTACTGTGAAAATACGAAATCATAGATTCCGACACTTATTCTTTCCTACTTTTCGCGTTACTACGAAAGTTTTGCAATCAACAAAGTTATATTTACAATTATTGTTTTAATatgataaatttaaaacaaaattcagTTTTGTGTGATCTTATATTTTGTTGTATCAATAGCAGACTTTCTCCTTGATTTTTTCTCCAGTGTAACTTCCGCTTGATACTCATAACACCCATTCAAAGTAAATGCAATTCTTACAAGAACATTTCCATTAAATCGCCTTTGATAATTTGACATGAGCATGATTTTGTTATCGGCAAATGTATTGTCCACCAGTAGTCAATATACTTCAATCCTTTTTCGTGTGCATCGTACAGTACAGGTGTGCTTGCAGTATTCATCACGCAATTTCCTCCTCCCTGCAGACACGAGTAATCGCCATTTCGATGGCATGTAACATACGTGTGATAACGCGGAAGGTATCTAAATAGGACAAGAAAGATATAGTCACTGTTTATATAATTAGTTTTTTGTGTTTACTTTGAATTTGAATATTGACAACGTGAGTTTTAAAACCTTAGTAACATCTGTTATGTGATATTTGTACATTATTTTGTTACTTGGTATTCTGTTTATTATTCTGTTATTGAGTTAACAAAGTTTTAATAGCAGTGTAAGCACAGTTGTGTTCTTTAGGttctactatttttttttttattataatttttttttttgataaagttgGACTAATCATTTGTCGAACATTTACTATTAAAAACATCAAGTGTTTGTAGTTAAACGACATTGATCTTTTTAGCAACCATGTTTATTCTATCGAAAatcgttttgtttttgtttttgtacatTATAACTTTGCTTCAATTTTGCTACATTTAATTTTCAAGTTTAAAATATATACACCTTTGCTCGTGTAAATAGTTGCATGTTACTTTTTATTGCAACCATTACCTCATTTTTGGAATATTCTAGAATAACTTGAAGGTAGGATACCAATGTGTTTGCAGTGAGAccaaattataatttttatttcctaTCACATAATAGACCTGTACATAGTTTTACAAAGGCGCATTTCCTCTCCAATAGACGTTTTCTTTCAGAaataatgtgtttttaaaactcgATAGGTTAATATGCTTCTTTGCTATTCTTGGGGGTAAGTTCACATCATTTTAATCTTTAGATTGTAACAGGATGTTATTTGttgctgaaaaaaaacaaatcccGTTAAAATTTGGAATGACTTACTTTGGTGACAATGTAATAGTGTACACACACATGTGACACATTGACAATGTATTGTTGACGCTCTTTCTTCCTTTAGGCTCACAATATCTTAAATGATACGTTGTTCCATGTGGCAAATTTCCAAAGGTTATTTGCGCTGGGTTTACATTTCCAAAGGTTATTTGTGCTGGGTTTACATTTCTAcctgttaaataaattaaatttcataaaaTATGTATTTAATATTCACGTGCTTACGTTTTAGCAAAATCTGAAAACAATTGCGGCATCAGTTAAAAAGAATAAGATTTAAGCAAAAAGCTTCCCAACCATTCTTGTTTTGTATCCAATGCTATTTCTAAGTGAAAGGGATTcactttttcttctttctatGAAATTAAATAGCAATATGTAACAGCATACCGATTGAAAGAAAAACGTAAGAGACTGCTACCTCTATTCTTACACTTCTGATGTCGCCGTAAATACCTTCTCAGTCCTCTTTTACGAGCTCGAACCAATTTTCTTGTTAATACGAGTTCATATTTTGTGTAAGGTCTGTGGCAAACGTTGTATTTTGCCTTCCTGGAATATCTGCGCTTCTCCAAAGCCAGTCTTCCTAATGGACCAAGATAAAAATGTCCCAGATAGGCAGGTGTTCTGATACCTCCTTGATTGTCCTCATAACTTTTACCATCAGCAGCAGTCTTTTGAAAGTGCATTTCACAGAAGCACATGCAGGTTAGAATAAAGCAATGTAAAATTCTTAATTTCATCCTTCTACTGCAGctaaacaaaaatgtaaaacgtTATTTGTACCAGAGCCTCTTTACCTTATATTATTACCGACGTTTGTTTTACCAAGCTCATTATGCTATCTTCGAGAGTAATACGTTACttattgatcatttttttgttttgtatttgttCTTTTTAAAGAACATTCGAGTTATATTATAGAAATCGATTTTAGAGAGTCGACTGACttacaaaattttgaatttaaaatattgAATTTAATGAGTTAAATTAGAAGAGGGTCATACAAGattaaatttgtaaaatttgtttaataCATTTCGAAAAAAGTCTTTGATACATAGGTTGCGTATCACCTACTTaacatatttgaaatgaaaaaacGCTCAAAAATCcgatttttcctaatttttgggTAGTATCTGAATAAATCggaaaatcggattaatcacgtatCCAAAATTTACAGGATGATTACCCTTGACGAAATAAGGTAGTATTGTAAGTTTGAGTTCTAAGGATAGTTCTATAAAAATtttcataatatgttcgaagaATAAGGTTAAAATTCAGTATCAGTACAAACAGGATTAACTAAAAGTGTactaattcaatattttttttattcatagaATTTTGGGGGACctattcacaatttttttttccacaatttttctTTATGCGAACAATTATACATATATTCTTACGTATATTTcccagtaaaaaaatgtctaatCATGAGAAAGATTATGTCTACGCTCGGCTAAGCCCcttttaaattcaattttttatcaatgaaaAGTTTTGTGAGGGGTATAAAAAAGATATTCTCAAGTCTTTTTATACCGTGTGCAGCACATGACAGATATGTAATATTCATCTTCGCCAAAATTGGTATATTGAAACACTGTTCTCgtttagaacttattatttgaATCGTGCTGTTCACATCAATGTTACATGACTTATATCATGGCATTTCCAGACTTTTTCTAACCGACTTTAACAAATCTTCAGTTCAGTTGTTTGCCTGTTTGCAAAAATTGTAAGTATGTGTAagtgtaatattatttttattatttgtattgTAATTCAAAGAAAAGTTGTATCTATTAAATACGCGTTCACTATCATCATAATTTTCAATGACTTTTTtgatttaaaggttttcaagatcttctttaaatttttggattttATTAAAACTCTCTTTATAGAATCTTAAGGGCCTTAAAAAAGCAATAAACGCTTTATATACAAGTATTTGCTTTAAATGCTAATTAAATACGGTCAGATTGATTGCTAGGGTGGATGCCTTTCAGGCTAAAAGATCAAATTTGACCTATGCCTGTGTAATACTATAACGTAAGAACATCATGTTAATAAGAGCGGGAACAAATTTACACTACCAGCCATGTAGTAAGAATGCGTAAGAGGAATACATGTATGGATTATGCATTCGATGGTGAAGATTTACACTCAACTAGCGTTTAGAGCAATTAAAGTAAATAACATTATTGTTATATAACTTATTACTTCAGAAAAGACGTCcttcaaaataaacaacaaatcaTTTCATATAAATCTCTCTATTGGAGTAAGATAGATGcctaacaccctcctccgtacTTTTTTTCTGCAAGGTAAATATGTAACCAGTAGTGGTTAGTCGTATAAATACCACGGGAACCTGCCCATCGCAGCAAATCATATAAAATATGTCGAATTTATTATATGTAGCACGACTATTTCGTGCGTGGTTTTGCACGACCTAACTTTGGCCAACAGACAAACAACGTAAGTGGAGTTACGCCGCTTTcttgtctctttaataatagccgtcgtctgtctgtgtgtccgcgaaagccgcgtcccgtaacggaaacacgaaatttttaaaatgcgcaccaataccaaatgctatatatttttgtccactttgttgcaacgggtaaatttaaagaacgggcgaccccgtggatttttccacgggctaacgactagtttctattataatagccgtattatgTCTGTCtcgcaacatggcggagcaagtagcgagacatacgaaaaatccccgcggccctgcagctttatttcggatCCACGGCAGAAATCGTTTTTACCGGCTTTGTTTTGATCGCTTACGCGTAATAgaccaatcacgaggctccattttcactaatgaccaatcctagtgcttcgcggcctcaacacgccaatggaggaaacatgctacccctacaaaggtcattttggtttggaagtgatggctTGAAATTTGTATGTCTCCTTTTGATCCCtttttcttctgagtactttgtatcctataggattatttagtttctgtgtgttttcacatgttaagttGAGTATAACAtgacgttttctagccatgtataaatcttaaacaaaacaattttaagtgcttagctagctacaaaacgtacattttgaggcagTTAACtgtagctatctttatttttattcctattcttttaaagtttttttcagtTCGGTATATTGTTACTTATTTTTAAGTTGGGCCTACCCAGCTTGGAgaaaagaatacggaaggagaaacaacttcgtttctgtacgctttaaatgtattgaattttctattgtttttaattttaaaagaatcagtgcgtgaggtgctcgaccgagtctttttcgcaaaaaaatgatcaaattccatattctcctttaataggggctaacttttttctattgaaatctgactgtaacacgccgcaggcacgtgatatttgtatggaaagtgtgcctaatataagtcggtaaacattttgtttacaaaagtgtcgagcatgtgcttcttcgctaattattttaacataagaacaaaagaaattttaccgatttcaatatggcttcttgttttgataaaattatcaaactcatcatcaaattatctaattgtctttataaccaatcatagttgcgaattgttattcacgaataatttaatcacacaaccgccaaaatttcaaattaagtttctatacagacacctgctagaacctcacgcagtgtttcaatagaattaaaagagttgtttctccttccgtattttTTCCTTCAAgtacctagctagctccttttagctacctctggctaaaaagtgaaagtagctaaatgcagtttggctgcaacacaattcttaattcttatgctaaatgcagttaggcagctaccaattttgttactgctatgaaagcttatgctgaaaaataaaattgctgagtatatatttttttaactgaacttgataacgacaggcggtttcctgattttcattcctaaccctaaccctaacgttaacctttactgaaacttatttcggaaaataaaataaaattgaccaattgtttttcctataacggggtaacaaatggttgtaaattgtgtttttatcttGGCTAAAGTTGCAGTAGAGTTGTATTTTAAACATACACTACAGTcgaaacactatagtgttgtgtgcgctttactcaattaacgacatactgcatacttgtactaaagcgctccacctgaccatGTCATATGGTTTGcggttcttattaagcgcttcttagggcgttcaacaacagttacttttggcttaccccggcgtttcgacgccgggtttgcCGGCTAGTAAAATACATATATTAGCACACTTTGCCGCTGGTACTGTATTAAGAAACAAAAGCTGGAAATTGCTCATTTAGCAACataataagaataataagaACAACCAGCTTTAATTCGGACGTTCTTTTCAAAAATGCAATagttaaaaaaatcacaaaaaattcACACAATAGATTCCGAATTACTTtagtaaatatgaaaataatatttgttatgaCAAATCGTTTTCTTACTTACAATCAAAATGCAGGAATAAACATTTTCACAAACAGAAAATCTGAAAATTTGTAGTTCTTTTTGAcagaatttgtttttgttgatttcTTTAGAAAGGAGCGaatacttaaaacatttttaatgaaataaacaacGCAGTGTTAATTGTCCGTAACTTTGTCCGTGCACGTATTTATAAAATAGAAACTACACGAGGGAGCAATAAAAACCTTTgcataaaaaaaaactgaagaaGGGCGTTTTTGCAAAGCTAAGCCAGCGAGCGAACCCCATTTGCTATTTAAGCGAGCGTATATATTTCTTACCAGAGAACATTTTCAAAAGGTTAGTCAGATGTCCACTTTTTGCGTATTTCAAATAAGATACTATTTGTGTATGTTTTGGTTCTGCGTACTGGGGCTAAAGTGGCTTTTCAGCGCGAAATATGCAATTCGGAATTGGAAATCAGACCACGTTAAAAATTTCTTCTGCAAGGAAAAAAAGAGGTAAGAGAACGCAaacaggaaatatttttttttttagattacgCAACCAGTACCTAAAAAACATTGGCTTGGCGATAGTAATAGGTAGTTTTTAATATAGAAATATTCCTTGACAAAAATTGCAGAGAACTTCAAATTTGCTTGCCTTTTCTTGTGCTTTTTGTTGTGGGGCTGTTCATATGAGCCCGAAAAGCCAATCTGGTTGAAAATTTAGCTGTCATATGGAGTTCTTTAGTCCGCTTGTTTCCTCACTGATCACGTgacattgtttatattttatacgCGGCAAGTGAAAAAATGGCAGACATGGAATCGAAATTGGTTACACTGATACCAATATTAATTGCCCCATTGCAAACGCTTATTATGGGAATTGAAAACTTGCTACTTTTATAACGAAAACAACAAACAATGTTTTCCAGTTatccattttaaaaacttctcaGAAAAAGAAGATGATAAACAAGTGAAAAAGGAGAATAATCCAAAAAGTACTTgatagaaaaagagaaaaatatggtATAATCCAGATCGAACCAAACAATGGTGGAGTAACATGGAATCAAAATTAGCATATGATGCTTCTTGGAGAAATAATTTTCGTATTTCCCATGGTGAGTTTAAAACGTTAGTTGACAAACTTCCAGTTTACATCTCACCAAATCTTCTGTCTCCTAACCACAAGGCGTTGCCTGCAGAAAAGTAGGTTGCAATGACTCTGTACTACCTTAAAGACACAGGATCCCAAATGTTGACGGCGAATACATTTGGAGTTGCTCACAACACAGTGAGCTGCGTCATATTCGAAGTTCACAAAGCAATTACAAATTACATGTGCCCTAGATATTTATATTTGCCTAAAAGCAAAGATTCGATGCGAATTTGAGGCAAAATATGGAATGATTCAGGCCTTTGGTTGTGTAGACGGGACTCATATACCCATATCGTGTCCAAGGATTGTTTCTCAAGACTATTTCTGTTACAAGCAACATTATTCCATCAATGTACAAGCAGTATGTGATTATAGAGGCCAATTCATGGATGTTGATTGTAGATGGCCTGGAAGCACACACGATAGCAATGTATTTGGCAATTCATCCATCAACAAGAAGATGATGACAGATGCATTGCCAAGGGTGCTACAATCAGTAGACAGTGAAGAGAAGAAAGAGGCCTAACTACGTTATCGGACATTCAGCGTATCCATTAACACATACATGAAGGAATAtctttattgttaaaataaCAAAGAAGATATTTTTCACACTGTGCTTAGGTCAGCAAGGAATCCAATAGAGTGTGCTTTTTGGTAGGCTTAAAGCTAGGTGGGCAAAGAAAATATTCCAACTGTTATTTATGCATGCTTTGTGCTTTATAATTTCTGTGAAAAAGCaatcaaataaagaaaattacACTAATAAACCAGATCCGATTTTCTCCTGTAACACAGATGCAGGAATGTTAGTCAGAAATTGTACAACAAATCAGTTTGGTAAATTTTTATGAGTTTTATTCAGATCATTGATGACCGTTGTAAAAGCCTAGATATATTTCTACAAGTGAAAGTCACTAGGTAAATATTGAACAGAAGAAAATAGCATGTATACATAAATGtttaccttaagggaagaaattggATACAGAAGAAATATAGGCAGAACAATTTAtacaagattatttttttagaaaaaattgattttcatgTGTATAAAGTATTCACTTCAAAAAAATCAGAGACATTATTTAAATTTGCTCCCTGCAAAGATGGAAACTGCCTCTGCAAGATATTTCCTCAAGGTACAGGTCTAGTACTATGcaaaacaaataattacaaAATTATAAGTTGACACTCTTTAACATTTTGTTAATTAACCTATATTTGAACCAAGAATGTAACATGTGAGTCACTCCAACATTGTCGTGATTTCAAACCTCATAGTATGGTGTATGGCCTTAAAACAACTGACATGATCCATCGTTCTGCATCATTCTTAAATAATACCGCTGTGGTGGTGTAGGAAGGTTATTTTGATAGTACATGTTTTGATTAATGGACTGCATTGGTATAGGAGGTCGTGCTTGGGAGCACATCGCTTGTGCTATTTTTTCCATAGATCGAATAATACCGTCGGACATAGCAGTAATTGATGCACTCAATTTTTCGATCGATtcagaaaatgattttttagatttCGTCATAGCTTTCGCGTTATCTTTGCGAAATAGAGCATCTCCTTTTGCTTCGTAAAAAGCATTTTGGCTCGTTACGCAAGCTGACAAAGCTTGTCAGGATGCTTTCTCTTGTTATCAACAAGTTGAGAAATAACGAATTTTCTCTTTCTACTATCCTGATCATCTAATACCTCCGACTTTTCTGTGGATAAAAAATCATCTTGCTGTTCTTCATCAACAGCACTAGCGGCAAAAGTGGTAGATGGTTGTATGTTATATGACGATGATGTTACTTCTTCTTCTGCCACTTCTTCCACTTCGGACAACATAAACTTTTCTGTGCTATTATTATCAACAACAAAGGAAAGAGGTTCAACATTTGCTGAACCTCCCTATATTTGTTTCAACGCATCCAAATGCAAATAAATAGTTTTCCCACTACCGAAACAAGTACCATTAATCAGAACTTTGTGAAAGCTCTGTCGAATCTCTTTTTTTTCTCGAATTCGGTTTCCTTTGCTAATCATACTACTGTGCTTTTTTTATCTCGGTTTTAATTCCTGCTATTTCTTCTTTAATATACGAATCAATATCTTTGGGATTAAATATTCTCGTATTAACCCCTCCAAAGAGATCTAAAttgtccttttaaatttttgccatcaatttttgattttctggAAAGAGAAAGGGCTTGTCGCCATCGAAATCAAAGGCCCTTGAAATTCATGGTAGTTTTAAAGTTGCTGATGCAAAGAATAAGGTTATTGATCATGCCCTCCGTCCATATAAAACTCTTTCTTATTTTCGTACTTCCTTTCAGAACCACCATGTTTATTATCAGCAGTTTGTTTTCAGACCGGTTTGCCGGACTGGAGCTTTTATATGGAAAAATATCAGCCCGTTTTGCCGGGATCTCAGTTAAAAGAGTCGAGATTCCGGCAAGCCGGGTTGAACGTTTTTCTTATGACAGGTCTATAAAAAATCATAGAGAGCCGAGGTGCTTGCCGGGCTGATTTTAGCTCGGCTACCCGACTCATAAGAGCACCccctttgttttttaatttaacttagtttagaaaaaaaaatttatatactgTAAAAAATAATAGATTGTAAATTTTACTGTTATTGATTTATCATTCTCAGTAAAAGTCAACGCACGCAGGGTAGTTTGATGTTGTTGGCGTTATTAAATGAAAACATAACAAGGAAATCAAACTCAAAACGATGTTTATCCATTATGTTATGACTTTAAAACTTTGTTTGATTCGAAGACGCTCCATTGCGGGTCAGGCATGACGCGTCATGTCTAATGTGCgccttttttgttgttattgttaataaGATAGAAAAAGAACTCTTAAATTCTTAAACTAAAAACACGGACAACAAAATGTTACGTCTATTCATGGAAAAGCATGTGAAAAAAGAAGCAAACATGTAGGAAAAACTTAGGAATTCtctttgcaaaaaaaaacttttttgcaatGTGTATGTCGTTT
This window contains:
- the LOC130645806 gene encoding uncharacterized protein LOC130645806; amino-acid sequence: MKLRILHCFILTCMCFCEMHFQKTAADGKSYEDNQGGIRTPAYLGHFYLGPLGRLALEKRRYSRKAKYNVCHRPYTKYELVLTRKLVRARKRGLRRYLRRHQKCKNRGRNVNPAQITFGNVNPAQITFGNLPHGTTYHLRYCEPKGRKSVNNTLSMCHMCVYTITLSPKYLPRYHTYVTCHRNGDYSCLQGGGNCVMNTASTPVLYDAHEKGLKYIDYWWTIHLPITKSCSCQIIKGDLMEMFL